In one window of Helianthus annuus cultivar XRQ/B chromosome 17, HanXRQr2.0-SUNRISE, whole genome shotgun sequence DNA:
- the LOC110923795 gene encoding LOW QUALITY PROTEIN: RNA polymerase II C-terminal domain phosphatase-like 3 (The sequence of the model RefSeq protein was modified relative to this genomic sequence to represent the inferred CDS: substituted 1 base at 1 genomic stop codon) — MVKELMVSVYVDVEEGEISDSASVEEISAEDFSAKTSVDDCTKECSKQQVQQVQQHKKVWTMQDLVKYQNKYQMSRNYAPGLYNFAWAQAVQNKPLDDYLKNLNTGSGGGGDVNVDVDKQLMQLNGNGDGGNDNVGVKEEKIVVDISGDDGDSEKEEGELEEGEIDLDVEVVGKQGAGGDVEKWINVIRIGLEGITVNDANKSFNGVCSRLEDMLDSLSTLLSENSVLNKDELVQLAFAAIQLVNSVFCSMNQNQKEQSRHIMSRLLTNVKSCMAVMFSSEQVKERFKVENMFLSCNLNDVCSSNKDNVKEEDTPNLVNQKAASISEESIVNAMPMETSDENPKQSESLKTQTSTSKNRILLPLLDLHKDHDVDSLPSPTRETTNPLPFGKALFVGDAEIRPEWPTPTPRAVQHRYETDALKAVSTYQQKFSRGSFFSNDLPSPTPSEESGDVGGDCGGEVSSFSNVQSSSILASATIEKRDTFSVPERPNVQLLANARNAAPVYSTSSSVTRVPNKTQDPRLRLAKPESLSDINKGTLSFSGKXTTIEPLDPRKQKTFDEPVLVDGPAPKRHRNEFSDSVNPRNNVVAVPQTRGSENAVTSALPTTSGGNGGSVHIPVTGVNPATASLQSILKDIAVNPTQWMNLISMEQPKSVDPANYATPSSSQSSLLGSVSMTTVASQPLVVGKRSTADTQIPHIASTDDSGKPKMKPRDPRRALHNKSLQKQESVTKLSTVDGTKGIIKQADPRVSSQPISAPDITRQFTKNLKNIADIVSTSVSSSVQMPSSQPTQVHPSFVNIKGPPSHPVRLQNGNGPASEEVASDQGPSQPQNTWGDVEQFFRRFDDQQRAAIQRERSKRMTEQKKMFADRKLCLVLDLDHTLLNSAKFSEIEPMHDEMLRKKEEQDRDKPHRHLFRFPHMGMWTKLRPGIWNFLEKASKLYELHLYTMGNKLYATEMAKVLDPKGVLFNGRVISKGDDGDNVDGDPKSKDLEGVLGMESAVVIIDDSIRVWPHNKLNLIVVERYIYFPCSRRQFGLPGPSLLEIDHDERPEDGTLASSLAVIEKIHQLFFLEKSLDDADVRNILASEQRKILAGCRIVFSRIIPVGEASPHLHPLWQTAEQFGAVCTNQIDEHVTHVVANSLGTDKVNWALATGRPVVHPGWVEASALLYRRANEHDFAVKP; from the exons ATGGTGAAGGAATTAATGGTGTCTGTATATGTGGATGTAGAGGAAGGTGAGATTTCGGATTCGGCTTCGGTTGAGGAGATCAGTGCGGAGGATTTTTCGGCGAAAACTTCGGTTGACGATTGTACGAAAGAGTGTTCGAAACAGCAGGTGCAGCAGGTGCAGCAGCACAAGAAGGTGTGGACGATGCAGGATCTGGTGAAGTACCAGAACAAGTATCAGATGAGTAGGAATTATGCTCCAGGGTTGTATAACTTTGCTTGGGCACAGGCTGTGCAGAATAAGCCACTTGATGATTATTTGAAAAATTTGAATactggtagtggtggtggtggtgatgttaATGTTGATGTTGATAAACAATTGATGCAGTTGAATGGGAATGGGGATGGGGGTAATGATAATGTTGGGGTGAAGGAGGAGAAGATTGTAGTGGATATAAGTGGTGATGATGGGGATAGTGAGAAGGAGGAAGGGGAACTGGAAGAAGGTGAGATTGATTTGGATGTGGAGGTTGTTGGTAAACAAGGGGCAGGGGGTGATGTTGAGAAGTGGATTAATGTGATTCGGATCGGGTTAGAGGGTATAACGGTTAATGATGCGAATAA ATCGTTTAATGGAGTCTGTTCTAGGCTTGAGGATATGCTGGATAGTTTGTCGACATTGCTTTCGGAAAATTCTGTGTTGAATAAAGATGAGTTGGTTCAGTTGGCATTTGCTGCTATTCAGTTAGTTAATTCG GTATTTTGTTCCATGAACCAAAATCAAAAGGAACAGAGCAGGCACATAATGTCGAG GCTGCTGACTAATGTGAAAAGCTGTATGGCTGTTATGTTCTCCTCTGAACAAGTGAAAGAGCGGTTTAAA GTAGAGAACATGTTTTTGTCATGTAACTTGAATGATGTTTGTTCAAGTAATAAGGACAATGTGAAGGAAGAAGATACGCCGAATCTTGTTAATCAGAAAGCTGCTTCCATAAGTGAGGAATCTATCGTAAATGCAATGCCAATGGAAACTTCAGATGAAAACCCTAAGCAATCTGAATCTTTGAAAACACAAACATCTACTTCTAAGAATAGAATACTGCTTCCACTGCTAGATCTTCATAAGGATCATGATGTCGATAGTCTTCCATCACCTACACGCGAAACAACAAATCCTTTACCTTTCGGCAAAGCACTCTTTGTTGGTGATGCAGAAATAAGACCCGAATGGCCCACACCTACCCCACGTGCAGTGCAACATCGCTACGAAACTGACGCTCTAAAGGCCGTTTCTACATATCAACAGAAATTTAGTCGAGGCTCCTTTTTTTCGAATGATCTTCCAAGCCCAACCCCTTCTGAAGAAAGTGGTGATGTCGGTGGTGATTGTGGTGGAGAAGTTTCCAGTTTCTCAAACGTTCAGAGTTCAAGTATTTTAGCTTCGGCTACAATAGAAAAACGAGATACTTTTAGCGTTCCGGAAAGACCTAATGTGCAGTTACTTGCAAATGCTAGGAATGCTGCACCTGTGTATTCCACGTCTAGTTCTGTGACTAGGGTTCCAAATAAGACACAGGACCCGAGGCTCCGGTTAGCCAAGCCTGAAAGCTTGTCGGATATCAACAAAGGGACGTTATCATTCTCCGGTAAATAAACTACGATTGAGCCGCTTGATCCAAGGAAACAGAAGACTTTCGATGAGCCTGTTTTGGTAGATGGTCCTGCACCAAAAAGGCATAGAAATGAATTTTCCGATTCTGTTAATCCCAGGAATAATGTTGTGGCTGTCCCGCAAACTAGAGGGTCAGAAAATGCTGTAACCTCTGCTTTGCCTACTACCAGTGGCGGGAATGGTGGGAGTGTGCATATTCCTGTTACAGGTGTCAATCCCGCCACAGCGTCCTTGCAATCTATTTTGAAAGATATTGCGGTGAATCCTACACAGTGGATGAATTTAATCAGCATGGAGCAACCGAAGTCGGTTGATCCTGCGAATTATGCGACACCATCTTCAAGCCAAAGTTCTCTTTTGGGTTCCGTGTCAATGACTACAGTTGCCTCTCAACCGTTGGTAGTTGGGAAAAGATCAACAGCTGATACGCAAATACCGCATATAGCTTCAACG GATGACTCAGGGAAACCAAAAATGAAACCCCGTGATCCTCGTCGTGCTCTGCACAATAAATCGTTACAAAAACAAGAATCAGTCACTAAGTTATCAACTGTTGATGGTACCAAAGGAATTATAAAGCAAGCAGATCCAAGAGTCTCATCTCAACCTATATCAGCACCAGATATCACCCGTCAATTCACCAAGAACTTGAAAAATATTGCTGATATTGTATCTACATCCGTGAGTTCATCTGTTCAGATGCCTTCATCACAACCAACTCAAGTCCATCCAAGTTTTGTAAACATAAAAGGGCCACCGTCACATCCAGTCCGCCTTCAGAACGGGAACGGGCCTGCATCTGAAGAAGTTGCTTCCGACCAGGGCCCATCTCAACCGCAAAACACGTGGGGGGATGTTGAGCAATTTTTTAGAAGGTTTGATGATCAGCAACGGGCTGCTATTCAGAGGGAAAGGTCAAAAAGAATGACGGAACAGAAAAAGATGTTTGCTGACCGTAAATTATGTCTTGTGTTGGATCTTGATCACACTCTTCTCAATTCAGCTAAG TTTTCAGAAATCGAACCCATGCATGATGAGATGCTgagaaagaaagaagaacaagatcgtGACAAGCCACATCGACATCTCTTTAGATTTCCTCACATGGGTATGTGGACTAAACTTCGGCCCGGGATTTGGAACTTCTTGGAGAAG GCTAGTAAGCTTTATGAGCTTCATCTTTACACGATGGGGAACAAACTTTACGCTACAGAAATGGCCAAAGTTCTTGATCCAAAAGGAGTTCTATTTAACGGGCGGGTTATTTCAAAGGGCGATGACGGTGATAACGTTGACGGAGATCCGAAAAGCAAGGATTTGGAAGGGGTTTTGGGTATGGAGTCAGCCGTTGTAATTATAGATGATTCTATAAGAGTTTGGCCTCATAACAAACTTAACTTGATAGTTGTAGAAAG atatatatattttccatGTAGTAGGCGACAATTTGGCCTTCCGGGTCCTTCTCTTCTTGAAATCGATCATGACGAGAGACCAGAAGACGGGACTTTGGCATCGTCTTTGGCG GTTATTGAGAAAATACATCAACTTTTTTTCTTGGAAAAATCTTTAGATGACGCCGATGTTAGAAATATACTAGCATCAGAGCAGAGGAAGATTTTAGCGGGGTGCAGAATCGTATTTAGCAGGATCATCCCTGTGGGCGAAGCTAGCCCGCATTTACATCCTCTATGGCAGACAGCCGAACAATTCGGTGCTGTTTGCACAAATCAAATCGATGAACATGTCACCCACGTGGTTGCCAATTCTCTTGGCACTGATAAG GTTAATTGGGCACTTGCTACTGGTAGACCTGTGGTGCATCCTGGCTG GGTGGAGGCGTCGGCATTACTTTACCGGAGAGCCAACGAACATGATTTTGCCGTCAAACCTTGA
- the LOC110923794 gene encoding uncharacterized mitochondrial protein AtMg01250-like → MGFPPKWCKWVMGILESARASVLVNGAPTFEFKCNKGLRQGDPISPFLFIVAMEALSSMLRKGCDSGVLDGIELPNNGLRISHLFYADDALIIGKWSRTNIMNVVRILRCFFVCSRLKINIGKSNLYGARVTSLEVVEVAEAVGCLADSLPFKYLGLTVGANMNRICNWRPVYDLFKKRFS, encoded by the coding sequence ATGGGGTTCCCGCCTAAGTGGTGCAAGTGGGTCATGGGAATTCTGGAGTCGGCGCGGGCTTCGGTTTTGGTTAATGGAGCCCCCACCTTCGAGTTTAAATGCAATAAAGGCTTGCGACAAGGGGATCCTATCTCCCCGTTTCTCTTTATCGTCGCCATGGAAGCGCTCTCGAGTATGCTTAGGAAAGGGTGTGATTCGGGTGTTTTGGACGGGATTGAGCTCCCTAACAACGGGCTGAGGATCTCGCATCTTTTCTACGCCGACGATGCATTGATTATCGGTAAGTGGTCCAGAACCAACATCATGAACGTTGTGAGAATCCTCAGATGTTTTTTCGTTTGTTCGCGTCTCAAGATCAACATCGGAAAGTCTAATCTTTATGGGGCTCGGGTTACTAGTTTGGAGGTGGTCGAAGTGGCCGAGGCTGTTGGTTGCTTGGCTGATTCTCTCCCTTTTAAGTACCTTGGTCTAACGGTGGGCGCTAACATGAACCGCATTTGCAATTGGAGACCGGTCTATGATTTGTTTAAAAAGCGTTTCTCGTAA